From Spirosoma agri, one genomic window encodes:
- a CDS encoding polysaccharide biosynthesis/export family protein has translation MIKIKAKLKITVWGGILAGLSLLLFLEGCTSARKLVYFQGTTTKDDTLMIPEPFVPTIKKGDLLSVQVSSLNAEASTYFNPAAMADGSGTAGPLNPLARTSGYLVAMDGTIKLPLVGQVAVADLTTAKAGELIGTKLKAYLKEPTVNVRNQNFRISVLGEVTRPSLFTIPNEQITLPEALGLAGDLTIYGRRDNVLVIREEGGQRIFARLDLTRRDAFRSPYYTLHPNDVVYIEPGKVRVTSVDRAYQLAPIVTGVLSIIAIIATRR, from the coding sequence GTGATAAAAATAAAAGCAAAATTAAAAATAACTGTGTGGGGAGGTATCCTGGCGGGCCTGAGCTTACTGCTCTTTCTGGAGGGATGTACGTCGGCAAGAAAGCTGGTTTATTTTCAGGGTACAACGACGAAAGACGATACGCTGATGATACCGGAACCATTTGTACCAACCATTAAAAAGGGTGATCTGCTGTCGGTTCAGGTGAGTAGTTTAAATGCAGAAGCGTCAACCTATTTCAATCCGGCGGCTATGGCAGACGGTAGTGGAACAGCCGGACCATTAAATCCACTAGCTCGAACATCGGGCTATCTGGTGGCCATGGACGGAACGATCAAATTACCGTTAGTGGGCCAGGTGGCCGTGGCCGACCTGACAACGGCAAAAGCGGGTGAGCTGATCGGCACGAAGCTGAAAGCCTATCTGAAAGAGCCGACCGTTAACGTGCGAAATCAGAACTTCCGAATTTCTGTGCTTGGCGAAGTGACGCGCCCGTCGCTGTTCACTATTCCTAATGAGCAGATAACATTGCCGGAAGCACTGGGACTGGCGGGAGATCTGACAATATATGGTCGACGTGATAATGTGCTGGTTATTCGGGAAGAGGGGGGTCAACGCATTTTTGCTCGACTCGATCTAACCCGGCGTGATGCGTTCCGTTCGCCTTATTATACACTCCACCCGAACGATGTCGTCTACATCGAACCGGGGAAAGTACGAGTAACCAGCGTAGACAGGGCCTATCAACTGGCTCCTATCGTAACCGGTGTTTTGTCGATCATCGCCATCATTGCGACCCGTCGATAA
- a CDS encoding flippase, with protein MLSKEMTGTDAPVPDVETTVVSSAKGRHGVLSTATLKRFAINVASLFSVQMANMLLPLLTVPYVVRVIGPERLGLLNFSQAYVAYFTLLINYGFDMAAVRTIAANRTDKELVNRTFSEVIAGKTILWLLSTLIFMGITWFSPEFRSHLWLHTCTYLSCIGIVLFPVWLYQAMEDLGRVALFNLIVKILFTLSVFVLIRKPDDYIYQNLSVSVAQIVVSIIAFWIALRRFRLTFTWPSIANLKTRFIENSTLFFSSVTITLYAGSAVFLLGLLSNAYDVGIFSAGTRLESIARSFVTMGLNQAFFPIVAGAFGRGREDGLRVVRTTFFPLLAFMTLVSIGLWLIAPLFIAKFYGDQFLDAIRVLRVVSLLPITIGISNLLGFHTMLNLRMDKAFFFITLGGSVIGLLINILFIREMGYLGAAYAWVSAEAFIALAMYSYLYHKGIQVIQGAYLREAVVFSKTRLTTLFK; from the coding sequence ATGCTCAGTAAAGAAATGACAGGAACCGATGCACCCGTACCCGATGTGGAAACAACAGTCGTTTCTTCAGCGAAGGGCCGGCATGGGGTATTGTCAACAGCCACGCTCAAGCGGTTTGCCATCAATGTCGCGTCGCTGTTTAGCGTCCAGATGGCAAATATGCTGCTTCCCCTGCTGACGGTACCTTATGTGGTACGGGTCATTGGGCCGGAGCGGCTGGGACTGCTTAATTTCTCGCAGGCTTACGTGGCTTACTTTACCCTGCTGATCAACTACGGCTTCGACATGGCTGCTGTCCGAACGATTGCCGCCAACCGAACCGATAAAGAGCTGGTTAACCGGACATTCAGTGAAGTTATTGCCGGGAAAACGATCCTGTGGCTGCTATCGACGCTCATTTTTATGGGTATCACCTGGTTCAGTCCCGAGTTCCGGTCGCACCTCTGGCTGCACACCTGTACGTACCTAAGCTGCATCGGCATTGTGCTGTTTCCGGTCTGGTTGTATCAGGCCATGGAAGATCTGGGACGGGTAGCTCTTTTTAATCTGATCGTAAAAATTCTGTTCACGCTGTCGGTCTTTGTCCTGATCAGAAAACCGGACGATTACATCTACCAGAATCTGTCGGTGAGTGTAGCGCAGATCGTGGTCAGCATCATTGCCTTTTGGATCGCGTTGCGTCGCTTTCGTTTAACCTTCACGTGGCCCTCGATCGCTAACCTAAAGACGCGTTTCATAGAAAACAGCACGCTGTTTTTCTCCTCCGTCACCATTACCCTTTACGCTGGATCGGCGGTTTTTCTATTGGGCTTATTGAGTAACGCTTACGATGTGGGTATTTTTTCGGCGGGCACACGGCTGGAAAGTATTGCACGCTCCTTCGTTACGATGGGGTTGAACCAGGCCTTTTTTCCCATTGTTGCCGGGGCCTTCGGGCGTGGTCGGGAAGATGGGCTGCGGGTGGTTCGAACGACATTTTTTCCATTGCTTGCCTTCATGACGCTGGTATCGATAGGGCTGTGGCTCATTGCTCCCCTGTTCATAGCCAAGTTTTACGGCGATCAGTTTCTGGATGCCATCCGGGTGCTGCGCGTCGTTTCCTTATTACCTATTACCATCGGAATCAGCAACTTACTGGGATTTCATACCATGCTGAACCTCCGCATGGACAAAGCCTTTTTCTTCATTACCCTGGGTGGTTCGGTGATTGGTCTGCTGATCAATATCCTGTTCATCCGGGAAATGGGATACCTCGGAGCGGCCTATGCCTGGGTATCTGCCGAAGCATTCATTGCACTGGCCATGTACAGTTATCTGTACCATAAAGGGATTCAGGTTATTCAGGGAGCCTACCTGCGGGAGGCTGTTGTGTTTAGCAAAACCCGATTAACCACCTTATTTAAGTAG
- a CDS encoding WecB/TagA/CpsF family glycosyltransferase yields the protein MANVLQIDLYDAGLDSAVSEVIRQCDSSLPPQNRCISATGAHGLVTAFKEPAFKEVLNSFYWNLPDGMPGVWVGKLKGASNMTRCYGPDFFRYVFANSASKPINHFLCGGQEGVANELKKAVGRKFDNYKVVGTFCPPFREMSDDEFRSLADTINRSGANIVWIGLSTPKQERFARRLAQWTNVNFIVTVGAAFDFHTDRVAQAPGWMQKLSLEWFFRLMAEPKRLYKRYLEIVPLFIFLNVKEIFSTVK from the coding sequence ATGGCAAACGTCCTACAAATCGACCTCTATGATGCTGGCTTAGATTCAGCCGTTAGCGAAGTGATTCGGCAGTGCGACTCGTCGCTACCTCCGCAGAATCGGTGCATCAGTGCAACCGGCGCGCATGGACTGGTCACCGCCTTCAAAGAACCGGCGTTCAAAGAAGTGTTGAATTCATTCTACTGGAATTTACCGGATGGCATGCCGGGCGTGTGGGTAGGCAAACTAAAGGGAGCCTCGAATATGACCCGCTGCTATGGCCCCGATTTTTTCCGATATGTGTTCGCGAACAGTGCCTCAAAGCCAATCAACCATTTTCTCTGTGGTGGTCAGGAAGGCGTTGCCAACGAGCTGAAAAAAGCCGTGGGTCGCAAGTTCGACAACTATAAGGTAGTGGGTACGTTTTGCCCGCCCTTTCGGGAAATGTCGGATGATGAATTCCGGTCACTGGCCGACACGATCAACCGGTCCGGAGCCAATATCGTCTGGATCGGTCTGAGCACACCCAAACAGGAACGCTTTGCCCGGCGACTGGCGCAGTGGACCAACGTCAACTTCATCGTTACGGTCGGTGCCGCGTTCGACTTCCATACCGATCGGGTAGCTCAGGCTCCCGGCTGGATGCAGAAGCTCTCGCTGGAATGGTTTTTCCGGCTGATGGCCGAGCCTAAGCGCCTGTACAAACGATACTTGGAGATCGTACCGCTCTTCATTTTTCTCAATGTAAAAGAAATTTTCTCAACCGTTAAATAA
- a CDS encoding sugar transferase, producing the protein MQASTDGKTVQLYLDYNVRTRHGTLRLLVNGIKKRLFDILLASFVTVAILIWLIPLLVLLIKLSSPGPALFVQTRTGRNGRVFPCLKFRTMSYVANAKFEQATRNDMRVTRIGKFLRKTNLDEMPQFLNVLVGHMSVVGPRPHPLPLDAQHWHTLPGYRERYTVRPGITGLAQARGARGETAELHKMQVRVRYDHLYIRNQSTRLDAKICWWTVKAAVNGNKNAW; encoded by the coding sequence ATGCAGGCTTCTACCGACGGCAAAACGGTTCAACTGTATTTAGACTACAATGTTCGGACACGGCATGGTACCCTAAGACTACTCGTCAATGGGATCAAAAAACGCCTGTTCGACATCTTGTTAGCTAGCTTTGTAACCGTCGCCATCCTTATTTGGCTGATACCTCTACTTGTTCTACTGATCAAGTTGTCATCACCCGGCCCCGCGCTCTTTGTACAGACCCGAACCGGGCGGAACGGTCGTGTCTTTCCATGTCTGAAATTCCGCACTATGTCTTACGTGGCCAACGCCAAGTTTGAGCAGGCTACCCGTAATGATATGCGCGTGACCCGCATCGGGAAATTCCTCCGGAAAACGAATCTCGACGAAATGCCCCAGTTCCTGAACGTATTGGTCGGCCATATGAGCGTCGTTGGGCCACGTCCTCACCCATTGCCGCTGGATGCGCAGCACTGGCACACCTTACCCGGCTATCGCGAACGGTATACGGTTCGGCCCGGCATAACGGGTCTGGCTCAGGCACGGGGCGCGCGGGGTGAGACAGCCGAACTCCATAAAATGCAGGTTCGGGTTCGATACGATCACCTTTACATCCGCAACCAATCAACCCGGCTAGACGCAAAAATCTGCTGGTGGACCGTAAAGGCGGCTGTCAACGGCAACAAAAACGCTTGGTAG
- a CDS encoding cupin domain-containing protein, with protein sequence MERITASLSTLERELTAHAQGAKQVFLRNSDTPTNVTQVAYGVFTAADYCDLHTHPTMEECFFFLKGEGMYTVGDQSIDLQSGVFVRIPAGVPHRLEATGTTPLEYVYFGVATN encoded by the coding sequence ATGGAGCGCATTACAGCTTCCCTGTCGACCCTGGAGCGTGAACTAACCGCTCATGCCCAGGGTGCCAAACAGGTTTTTCTACGAAATAGCGACACCCCAACGAATGTTACGCAGGTTGCCTATGGCGTGTTTACAGCCGCCGATTATTGCGACCTGCATACGCACCCGACTATGGAAGAGTGTTTCTTTTTTCTCAAAGGCGAAGGCATGTATACCGTTGGCGACCAGTCCATTGACTTACAGTCCGGCGTTTTTGTCCGGATTCCGGCCGGGGTACCGCATCGCCTGGAAGCAACCGGCACCACCCCACTGGAGTACGTTTATTTTGGCGTAGCCACGAATTGA
- a CDS encoding GumC family protein, which yields MSQKNTHSYVPYQVVEPAGPSLQTYLLPYLRHWPWFVLSLALSLAGAYVFLLYKQPIYRIQASLLLQDEKRGSGQANPLKELETYSPKKVVENELEVLHSSTLMDRVVTNLHLDTRYYRKTSFGKREIYTESPVWLLVESGTPALYEKPLALSFPDSSSVRINDRTYPLNQRIKTPYGDLRVLTRDTVSKQTQPLIAQAMSHASAVGMYQANLKAEPTSKTSTVIHLTLDDAVPAKGEAILNSLINEYNQATIVDKNKVAANTLRFVENRLHMVSGELASVERNVEDYKSTQGITDLGTQSQSLLQTAQQNDAQLNQVKIQLAALNDLQTFLDNQSDKRGMTPATVGLDDQVLLKQIDQLSQLELTRDELKETTSDENPSLVRVENQIKATRNNIRQNIQTMKSQLTSSKDQYTAKNEELEGVIRTIPKQERTLMDITRQQTIKNDLYTYLLHKREELAVSFAAAISDSRTLDAAKSSLGPVKPVGVVIYALFGLVGLLLPTAAIAGKRTLNTRVTRRGDVEELTQVPILGEVMNKRHRDVLVVAPNNRSVIAEQIRTIRTNLQLGRHDSTESQVILFTSSISGEGKSFLSLNLGASLALLRQPTVILEMDMRMPRLHQRFDIDNSVGLSNYLNGETTLEEILKPVPGYPNYFIIPSGPLPPDPSELLSGPLLKVLLSTLREQFRFVIIDAPPVGVVTDAQVVAPYADSTLFVIRHGVTPRQSLKILDTLYREQRFQNMSIILNAVGSGDAYHFNQRYRNSYSYK from the coding sequence ATGTCCCAAAAAAATACCCACTCGTATGTGCCCTATCAGGTAGTAGAGCCAGCGGGGCCAAGTCTGCAGACGTACCTGCTTCCTTATCTCAGACACTGGCCTTGGTTCGTGTTATCTCTCGCGCTATCCCTCGCGGGCGCTTACGTTTTCCTGCTATACAAACAGCCTATTTATCGCATCCAGGCGAGTCTGTTGCTTCAGGACGAAAAACGGGGGAGTGGACAAGCCAACCCGCTCAAAGAACTGGAAACCTACTCGCCGAAGAAAGTCGTTGAAAATGAGCTTGAAGTGCTTCATTCGTCTACGCTCATGGATCGGGTAGTAACGAATCTGCACCTGGATACGCGGTACTATCGAAAAACGTCGTTCGGCAAGCGGGAAATCTATACCGAATCACCGGTCTGGTTACTGGTTGAGTCGGGAACACCGGCGTTATACGAAAAACCACTGGCCTTATCCTTCCCGGATAGTTCGTCCGTTCGCATCAATGACCGGACTTACCCACTCAATCAGCGGATCAAGACACCCTACGGCGATCTGCGCGTACTGACCCGTGATACGGTGAGCAAGCAGACACAGCCGTTGATAGCACAGGCGATGTCGCACGCTTCTGCCGTTGGCATGTACCAGGCAAACCTTAAAGCGGAACCAACCAGCAAAACATCGACAGTGATTCATCTCACGCTCGACGATGCTGTTCCGGCAAAGGGAGAAGCCATTCTGAACAGTTTGATCAACGAATACAATCAGGCGACTATCGTCGATAAGAACAAAGTAGCGGCCAATACACTTCGCTTCGTTGAGAATCGGCTTCATATGGTTTCCGGCGAACTGGCTTCGGTTGAACGAAATGTCGAAGATTACAAATCGACACAGGGTATTACGGATCTGGGTACACAGTCGCAATCGCTTTTGCAGACAGCGCAACAGAACGACGCGCAGTTGAATCAGGTAAAAATTCAGTTAGCGGCTCTCAATGATCTACAGACGTTTCTCGATAACCAATCGGACAAACGTGGTATGACTCCCGCTACAGTGGGCCTTGACGATCAGGTTTTGCTGAAGCAGATCGATCAGTTATCACAGCTTGAACTGACCCGTGACGAGCTGAAGGAGACGACATCGGATGAGAATCCAAGTTTGGTAAGAGTCGAGAATCAGATCAAGGCCACGAGAAACAACATCCGTCAGAATATCCAGACGATGAAGTCGCAGCTGACCAGTTCAAAGGATCAGTATACGGCTAAAAACGAGGAACTAGAAGGTGTTATCCGCACGATACCAAAGCAGGAGCGGACGTTGATGGATATTACGCGCCAGCAAACGATCAAGAACGACCTGTATACGTACCTGCTTCACAAGCGCGAAGAACTGGCTGTTTCGTTTGCCGCTGCCATTTCGGACAGTCGCACACTCGACGCAGCCAAAAGTAGCCTGGGACCCGTTAAACCGGTCGGTGTTGTGATCTACGCGCTCTTCGGACTAGTTGGGCTGTTATTGCCGACAGCTGCTATTGCCGGGAAACGGACGCTGAACACGCGGGTAACGCGTCGGGGCGATGTCGAAGAGCTTACGCAGGTGCCCATTCTGGGTGAAGTGATGAACAAGCGTCACCGCGATGTACTGGTTGTAGCTCCGAACAATCGCTCGGTCATTGCCGAACAGATTCGTACCATTCGTACGAACCTCCAGCTTGGTCGGCACGACTCTACCGAAAGTCAGGTTATACTGTTTACGTCCAGCATCAGTGGTGAAGGCAAGTCGTTCCTGTCCCTGAATCTCGGTGCCAGTCTGGCCCTGTTGCGTCAACCGACGGTTATTCTGGAAATGGACATGCGGATGCCGCGTCTTCATCAGCGATTTGACATCGACAACTCAGTTGGTCTGAGCAATTACCTGAACGGCGAAACGACGCTGGAAGAAATCCTGAAACCCGTTCCCGGTTACCCGAACTACTTCATCATACCGAGTGGTCCTCTCCCACCCGATCCGTCGGAGTTGCTGAGTGGCCCGCTGCTCAAGGTACTGCTGTCGACACTGCGTGAACAATTTCGCTTCGTCATCATTGATGCGCCACCGGTTGGCGTGGTCACGGATGCGCAAGTAGTAGCTCCCTATGCCGATAGTACACTGTTCGTCATTCGTCATGGTGTAACCCCCCGTCAGAGTCTGAAAATACTGGACACGCTTTACCGCGAACAGCGTTTTCAGAACATGAGCATCATTCTAAATGCAGTAGGCAGTGGTGATGCTTACCATTTTAATCAGCGCTACCGGAATAGCTACTCATACAAGTAA
- a CDS encoding LytTR family DNA-binding domain-containing protein, with amino-acid sequence MDTIHLIGDSHPVRIDTIMWLEGEANYTRVHYQKGTFTLVTQPLHWFEQHLNFIRVHRSAIVNPIYVREFKQKRGRSGWVRMIDDTVVPVSRDRLENTAIQLTLIGNQKPPFDDK; translated from the coding sequence ATGGACACGATTCATTTAATAGGCGATTCGCACCCCGTGCGTATTGATACTATTATGTGGCTGGAAGGCGAAGCCAATTATACCCGCGTACACTACCAGAAGGGCACGTTCACGCTGGTGACACAGCCTCTTCACTGGTTCGAGCAGCATCTTAATTTTATTCGGGTTCACCGCTCGGCCATCGTAAACCCAATTTACGTTCGTGAGTTTAAACAAAAGCGGGGACGATCGGGTTGGGTTCGTATGATCGACGACACGGTAGTTCCTGTATCTCGGGATCGGCTTGAAAATACAGCCATTCAACTCACCCTAATCGGCAATCAAAAACCCCCATTTGACGATAAATAA
- a CDS encoding NAD-dependent epimerase/dehydratase family protein — translation MKKALVCGGGGFIGGHLINRLKSEGYWVRAVDIKENEYGNDNADEFIVGDLRDPNVADEVVTSDLDEIYQLAADMGGAGFVFTGTNDAAIMHNSVLCNLNILEAAKNQGVKRIFYSSSACMYPEYNQMDPNNPKCSEESAYPAAPDSEYGWEKLFSERLFLTYQKNHGIEARIARFHNIFGPQGTWDGGREKAPAAVCRKVAMAEDGGSIDIWGDGKQTRSFLIVDECVEGIRRLMNSDFSGPVNLGSEEMISLNDFAKMVIDISGKNLTINNIPGPLGVRGRNSDNHLIQEKLGWAPSTPLRKSVEKTYDWISEQVQKKELEPAEA, via the coding sequence ATGAAAAAAGCACTCGTCTGTGGTGGCGGTGGTTTCATTGGAGGCCACTTGATTAATCGGCTCAAGTCCGAAGGCTATTGGGTTCGCGCAGTAGACATTAAAGAAAACGAATACGGCAATGATAACGCCGATGAGTTTATCGTTGGTGATCTGAGAGACCCGAACGTAGCTGACGAAGTCGTTACCAGTGATCTGGATGAAATTTACCAATTAGCCGCTGACATGGGTGGTGCAGGGTTTGTCTTCACCGGCACGAACGACGCAGCCATCATGCACAACTCGGTATTGTGCAATCTGAACATCCTCGAAGCAGCCAAGAATCAGGGTGTGAAGCGGATTTTCTACTCTTCGTCGGCCTGTATGTACCCCGAGTACAACCAGATGGACCCCAACAACCCAAAATGCTCGGAAGAGTCGGCCTATCCGGCGGCACCCGACAGCGAATACGGTTGGGAGAAACTGTTCTCGGAGCGTCTGTTCCTAACTTATCAGAAAAATCACGGCATCGAAGCCCGTATTGCCCGGTTCCACAACATCTTCGGTCCACAGGGCACGTGGGATGGTGGTCGCGAAAAAGCACCTGCTGCCGTATGCCGCAAGGTAGCAATGGCCGAAGACGGTGGCTCGATCGACATCTGGGGTGATGGCAAACAAACCCGTTCGTTCCTGATCGTTGATGAGTGCGTAGAAGGCATCCGCCGGTTGATGAACTCCGACTTCTCGGGACCAGTCAACTTAGGATCAGAAGAAATGATTTCGCTGAACGACTTCGCGAAGATGGTCATCGACATTTCTGGTAAAAACCTGACCATTAACAACATTCCGGGTCCGCTGGGTGTTCGTGGCCGTAATTCCGACAATCACCTTATTCAGGAGAAGTTGGGCTGGGCTCCTTCGACACCATTGCGTAAGAGCGTTGAGAAAACCTACGACTGGATTTCAGAACAGGTTCAGAAGAAAGAACTGGAACCCGCTGAGGCATAA
- a CDS encoding glycosyltransferase has translation MNAPVLLFAYKRPAELDATLQALRKNHLASQSDLYVFIDAPKRPEDEPKVAQVRQLIDEFTGFRTIHRDYAETNIGCANSIIRGVSQVLATHPSAIIVEDDIVTAPNFLDFMNQGLMQYANNRRVYSVAGYTLPFHRPTGYQSDAYFIPRHSPWGWATWSDRWQSVDWDMTDYPAFSEDRQQQKEFMQGGSDLVGMLRDQMEGRADAWDIRFCYNRFKEGGLTVYPTISKVENIGFGKDATHTDIYNRYKTKLDDGVQRTFTWPDTIENTAYYHRQTLRHYSIPTRIYNRLKTMAGIR, from the coding sequence ATGAATGCACCGGTGCTTCTTTTCGCCTACAAGCGCCCCGCCGAACTCGACGCCACACTCCAGGCTCTTCGGAAAAACCACTTAGCATCGCAAAGCGATCTGTACGTGTTTATCGACGCGCCTAAGCGTCCCGAAGATGAACCCAAAGTTGCGCAGGTTCGGCAATTGATCGATGAGTTTACGGGATTCCGTACAATTCACCGCGACTATGCCGAGACGAATATCGGTTGCGCCAATTCGATTATTCGGGGGGTATCCCAGGTTTTAGCGACACATCCGTCAGCTATCATCGTGGAAGATGACATTGTGACCGCACCGAACTTTCTGGATTTCATGAACCAGGGTTTGATGCAATATGCCAACAACCGGCGTGTTTACTCCGTGGCTGGCTATACGCTGCCCTTTCATCGTCCGACCGGCTACCAGTCAGATGCTTACTTTATTCCTCGCCACAGTCCCTGGGGATGGGCTACCTGGTCCGACCGCTGGCAGTCTGTCGATTGGGACATGACGGATTATCCGGCCTTTAGCGAGGATCGGCAGCAGCAGAAAGAGTTTATGCAGGGCGGTTCAGATTTGGTCGGTATGCTGCGCGATCAAATGGAGGGCCGGGCCGATGCCTGGGATATCCGCTTCTGCTACAACCGATTTAAGGAAGGCGGTTTGACCGTTTACCCTACCATCTCGAAAGTCGAAAATATTGGATTCGGTAAAGACGCTACCCATACGGACATCTACAATCGCTACAAAACCAAGCTCGATGACGGTGTTCAGCGCACGTTTACGTGGCCCGATACAATCGAGAATACCGCTTATTATCATCGCCAGACATTACGGCACTACAGCATTCCTACCCGGATCTATAATCGGTTAAAAACAATGGCCGGTATACGCTAA
- a CDS encoding right-handed parallel beta-helix repeat-containing protein: protein MKHSHLLQFGLFALAITVLAHCKTPEPEPDRVVQREDTLSIVSLRSLNSNQIPSSVRITDAGHEGTFRLSEADFSSPDNTGLVLVTFNGHRYIREFSGPASVTWFGVSTSDTDIGPELEMAIKATDNLVIPDGQYTQLTEVHLRSNMTIQANAGKVLITLPQSYISFVNDPNPDIHLDHILIDGLSWNVTSRQNGRYGTIYIDGPSVTDFTVQNCTSTDVAAKDSTNWLTLKIQAGKTASGIVVRNNNVQAKRMACEIFNHDNYNSYAGKTITVSGNNFHDCHFGLSLSGPLSGLTVNNNYIKNCSLFGIEIAGAAQNVTITNNKFEGVFDKFLEGSNDGDGNGSIVGGMVITGNTTVGVCQGGVQLHNGGATQFSKNVFKMTGMLELLHSTAGGTFSENVIESAANKAVICDNTPNNTFTNNTISNKSSTENQATFMAYGSGATNTVLTNNKLIKGSGGKSYDAVLGASCRASMNYDEAGNPIP from the coding sequence ATGAAGCATTCACACCTGCTTCAGTTCGGTCTATTTGCTCTTGCAATCACCGTACTGGCTCATTGTAAAACGCCGGAACCGGAGCCTGATCGGGTTGTGCAACGGGAAGACACACTCTCGATCGTCTCACTGCGCTCTCTAAATTCCAATCAGATCCCCAGCAGTGTTCGCATTACAGATGCCGGTCATGAGGGAACGTTCAGACTAAGTGAGGCAGACTTCAGCAGTCCCGATAATACCGGCCTTGTTCTGGTGACTTTTAATGGCCACCGGTATATACGGGAGTTCTCGGGGCCAGCCAGTGTAACCTGGTTTGGCGTTAGTACATCGGACACCGACATAGGCCCAGAACTGGAAATGGCGATAAAAGCTACGGATAATCTGGTTATTCCCGATGGGCAATATACCCAGTTGACCGAAGTTCATTTACGGAGCAATATGACCATTCAGGCAAACGCGGGTAAGGTACTTATCACGCTGCCTCAGTCGTACATTTCGTTCGTCAATGACCCGAACCCGGATATTCACCTAGACCATATTCTGATCGATGGGTTGTCATGGAACGTAACCTCAAGGCAGAATGGTCGGTATGGCACTATTTATATCGACGGCCCTTCGGTCACTGATTTCACGGTGCAGAACTGCACAAGTACCGATGTGGCCGCTAAGGACAGTACCAATTGGCTGACGCTAAAAATTCAGGCGGGCAAGACCGCTTCCGGTATCGTTGTCCGCAATAACAACGTCCAGGCAAAGCGTATGGCCTGCGAAATTTTTAACCACGACAACTATAATAGTTACGCAGGCAAAACGATCACCGTCAGTGGTAACAACTTCCACGACTGCCACTTTGGACTCTCACTATCAGGACCTTTATCGGGGCTTACCGTCAACAATAATTACATCAAAAACTGTAGTCTGTTTGGCATCGAGATTGCCGGTGCCGCTCAGAACGTAACGATCACGAACAACAAATTTGAGGGCGTATTCGACAAGTTTCTCGAAGGCTCCAATGATGGCGATGGCAACGGATCGATCGTTGGCGGCATGGTCATCACCGGCAATACTACCGTAGGCGTGTGTCAGGGAGGTGTGCAGCTGCACAATGGGGGCGCTACTCAGTTCAGCAAAAACGTGTTTAAGATGACAGGTATGCTGGAACTTTTGCACTCGACCGCCGGTGGAACATTCTCCGAGAACGTGATTGAAAGCGCGGCCAACAAAGCCGTAATCTGCGACAACACGCCGAACAACACATTTACCAACAACACCATTTCCAATAAAAGCAGCACTGAAAATCAGGCGACATTTATGGCGTATGGCAGTGGCGCAACGAACACCGTGCTCACCAACAATAAACTAATTAAAGGAAGCGGGGGCAAGTCATATGATGCCGTACTGGGAGCTAGTTGCCGGGCCTCCATGAACTATGATGAGGCTGGCAATCCAATTCCCTGA